A window of Candidatus Dormiibacterota bacterium contains these coding sequences:
- a CDS encoding nucleotide pyrophosphatase/phosphodiesterase family protein translates to MGEPPRPLPRYGEAALADLVPALMHALGADEFPDPLGLEPLNSVALLLIDGLGFDLLRQRAAAAPFLSGTALRSVPLTAGFPATTAASIASIGTGRPPGEHGLVGYTVWLPGEEGALNMLTWGPYGVRGGAGDTIHRLLPEEVQPDPTAFERAVSSGIDVVLIGPRLHSHSGMTRAVLRGGRYRPAISLADTALQIVEALGERGRRFVYAYHPDLDAVGHLRGTASEAWTLQLADIDRTAALVAERLPAGSALVVTGDHGMIDLPPRSRVDVDDHPELSAGLRLLAGEARARHLHVREGAVEDVLAAWRAHLGDRMWIVSREQAIEEGWFGPVVPARIRARIGDVLAAAHGDVGVFQRSVDPAQARMMGHHGSMTAIEQLVPFVMVRR, encoded by the coding sequence GTGGGCGAACCCCCGCGCCCCCTGCCTCGCTATGGCGAGGCCGCGCTGGCCGACCTCGTCCCCGCGCTGATGCACGCGCTCGGCGCCGACGAGTTCCCCGACCCGCTCGGCCTCGAACCGCTGAACTCGGTGGCGCTGCTGCTCATCGACGGCCTCGGGTTCGACCTGCTCCGCCAGCGCGCCGCGGCGGCGCCCTTCCTCTCCGGCACCGCGCTGCGGTCGGTGCCGCTCACCGCCGGGTTCCCGGCCACCACCGCCGCGAGCATCGCCTCGATCGGCACCGGGCGCCCGCCGGGCGAGCACGGCCTGGTCGGCTACACGGTCTGGCTCCCCGGCGAGGAGGGGGCGCTGAACATGCTCACCTGGGGCCCGTACGGGGTGCGGGGCGGCGCCGGCGACACCATCCACCGCCTCCTCCCCGAGGAGGTGCAGCCCGATCCCACCGCCTTCGAGCGCGCCGTGTCGTCGGGGATCGACGTGGTGCTGATCGGGCCCCGGCTGCACTCCCACTCGGGGATGACCCGCGCGGTGCTGCGTGGCGGCCGCTACCGCCCGGCGATCTCCCTCGCCGACACCGCCCTGCAGATCGTCGAGGCGCTCGGCGAGCGGGGTCGGCGCTTCGTGTACGCGTACCACCCCGACCTCGACGCCGTCGGCCACCTCCGCGGCACCGCCTCGGAGGCGTGGACGCTGCAGCTCGCAGACATCGACCGCACCGCCGCGCTGGTGGCCGAGCGGCTGCCCGCGGGGTCGGCGCTGGTGGTCACCGGCGACCACGGCATGATCGACCTCCCGCCGCGCTCGCGGGTGGACGTCGACGACCACCCCGAGCTGTCCGCAGGCCTGCGCCTGCTCGCCGGCGAGGCCCGCGCCCGCCACCTCCACGTCCGCGAGGGCGCGGTCGAGGACGTGCTCGCGGCGTGGCGCGCCCACCTCGGCGACCGGATGTGGATCGTCTCCCGGGAGCAGGCCATCGAGGAGGGCTGGTTCGGGCCGGTGGTGCCCGCCCGGATCCGCGCCCGCATCGGCGACGTCCTCGCCGCCGCCCACGGCGACGTGGGCGTGTTCCAGCGCTCAGTCGACCCCGCCCAGGCGCGGATGATGGGGCACCACGGGTCGATGACCGCGATCGAGCAGCTCGTCCCCTTCGTGATGGTGCGCCGCTGA